The sequence tcatgtgttgggaaaatgttcagattttaggatatttctagaataTGGGACATTGCGAGGATTataggacacttctaggatatatcaggacatttattttcattcaggtcatttctaatattttaagacatttatagaGTTTTAGAAATTTCTCTTACAtgaggacattttaggacaattctagaattttaggacagttttagGACCTTGGGACATTTCtccgattttaggacattcctatgTGTTTAGGACATCGGAGGCTTAGCTaggcactttttaattattttttatttctatcaaCAAGCTCTAGCTGaaaccttatgtatactaaaaggacgaaaacaattcccagcgtaaatctttttatttttattgtcaattagaaaatgggttagggttagggttagggttagggttgggcCACCAGGAGTCCTATCAGAGGCCCTAAGTTGAGGATCACTTTCCTAAAGTTTCACAAAACACGAGGGAGACAAACTGAGGTTAGATTCATTAATTtactgctttttaatttttatttatttatcctttttcgtttatttattgtttcatttattactttttattttattttagtttttgtttttctaatccAGACTGTTATTTTGAAAGCCAGGCCCGGAAGTGGCGTGGCGGCAGTTGTAGCTTGATGCTAACAGGTGTGAAGATGTCCGCTCCTCTCTCCGGGTTTGGACGCCGTGTCCCGGCTATCTGTCCGGTGGGTCTGTGTCCGCAGCTCCGGAGGGGTCTTCCGGTGAGGTGTCCGCCGGGGACTCGGTGGCTGTCACGCGCAGGAGCAGGTACCGGAGCTGAAGCTAACGTGCTAATGTCGGTGGGCTTCGCATGCTAATCGATAAACGCTGTCCTCGCGGTAAGCTCACCTGTGTTGTCAGATTCGGGGGTTAATTTAGTCTCTGTGCTCACAGGACTCACCTGTCTGAGGTTTGACAAACTTCAGACAGGTGAGCGGTCAAAGTCCGGCTCTCTCAGGTCTGTTATTAACTTTAGTACTCACCTCCgtcactgcagtaaaagtacacagaCACACCGTGAAAGTACTTCAGCATGAGTGCTGAGAGTCCTGTGTGAAATATACCTGCTTCAGGATGTAGTGTTTCCTATTTTATCcgatgtttatgtatttatattatatattaataaagaTAAGacttaaaatatagaaataaatcagtataaataataagtaaatatgcactttttgacatatttgtatttttaaatatgtagtttgTTAATAATCTGAATACCTTGTGTTCTCAGAGTAACTCTAGCATCAGTCCAGAGACTACAGATGTTTATTCttcactaaataaataaaaataatatatgaatttaaataaacaaatgcacaaacaaataaataagcaaataaatgaatatgtttatttctattactaagttttttttaaattgatggaTGTGTATGTCTGTAAATAATCTgagtacattttaattttgtcgTTAGAGTTACTGTAATATCAGTCCAGAGACTACAGACTCATGAGCACCTTCAGTCTTCAGTTAATAAAAGGATAAAGATAATGTATATGTACGaagatacataaataaaataaaacaaataaataaacaaaagaagttGTAATTGAACAGCTGTGTGTATATTGATAttaatatctgtgtttttatgtcagtaAACAGGACTCAGCTGTCTCTGTTTATTCACCGTCTCCGTTTCCTGTCCGCAGGAGGACACCTGAGACCGCTGGAGGGCGTCCGAGTGTTGGACCtgaccaggtgtgtgtgtgtgtgtgtgtgtgtgtgtgtgtgtgtgtgtgtgtgtgtgtgtgtgtgtgtgtgtgtgtgtgtgtgtgtgtgcgcgctgcACTGACTCTCAGGTAAATGTGTCGCTCTCTGACCGAACGTGTCAAACTGTGTGCAGAGTTCTGGCGGGCCCCTTCGCCACCATGATACTGGGAGATCTGGGAGCTGAGGTGATCAAAGTGGAGCGACCAGGTGAGTCGGCGGCTCtgctgggtttgttttttttcgtcCGTCGTCACGTCacggagagagagcgagggagcgGAGCTGACGGCTCGGTGTGTTTTGTCGAACAGGCGCAGGCGACGACACCAGAGCCTGGGGTCCTCCGTT comes from Plectropomus leopardus isolate mb unplaced genomic scaffold, YSFRI_Pleo_2.0 unplaced_scaffold2421, whole genome shotgun sequence and encodes:
- the LOC121966375 gene encoding succinate--hydroxymethylglutarate CoA-transferase-like isoform X1, encoding MSAPLSGFGRRVPAICPVGLCPQLRRGLPVRCPPGTRWLSRAGAGGHLRPLEGVRVLDLTRVLAGPFATMILGDLGAEVIKVERPGAGDDTRAWGPPFVGAESAYFLSVNRNKKVSVCSLLFTGYCLSSC
- the LOC121966375 gene encoding succinate--hydroxymethylglutarate CoA-transferase-like isoform X2; the encoded protein is MLIDKRCPRGGHLRPLEGVRVLDLTRVLAGPFATMILGDLGAEVIKVERPGAGDDTRAWGPPFVGAESAYFLSVNRNKKVSVCSLLFTGYCLSSC